A single Dasypus novemcinctus isolate mDasNov1 chromosome 4, mDasNov1.1.hap2, whole genome shotgun sequence DNA region contains:
- the DPPA4 gene encoding developmental pluripotency-associated protein 4 yields MENAKGKEWNSTEKLGEECVTLKFEPVSVETEEEQWASSEPSTSGLPRTLTKGTKRKKNVKDDKASCSQENDSCKGSPKPRKKIPIPPLPSKLPPVNLLHRDVVRAWCHQLKLSTRGQKLEAYRRLCEYAYPNQKDIPVTAKDAKIQTRSQRKSKWEIPLENSEKRNMSSEGTDPAEVAPPSEEGVSALEESSLLEGVNTVVVTTSAQEAVLASWTRIAARAGRMEAVESPQEASGVRWCVVHGRSLPANTDGWVHLQFHAGQAWVPEKQGRVSALFLLPACNFPPPHMEDNMLCPKCVQRNKVLMKSLQ; encoded by the exons ATGGAGAATGCAAAAGGCAAGGAG TGGAACTCCACAGAGAAGTTGGGGGAAGAATGTGTGACTCTCAAATTTGAACCTGTGTCAGTAGAAACAGAAGAGGAACAGTGGGCTTCCAGCGAACCTAGCACATCAGGTTTACCAAGAACCTTGACTAAGGGCACCAAGcggaaaaaaaatgtgaaagatgACAAAG CCTCCTGCTCACAAGAGAATGATTCATGCAAAGGCAGCCCAAAACCTCGGAAGAAGATACCAATTCCTCCATTACCCTCTAAACTGCCGCCAGTCAACCTGCTCCACCGAGACGTCGTGCGGGCCTGGTGCCATCAGCTAAAGCTGAGCACCAGGGGCCAG AAATTAGAAGCCTACAGGCGACTCTGCGAATATGCTTACCCAAATCAAAAG GATATCCCTGTCACAGCAAAGGATGCCAAGATCCAGACACGGTCCCAAAGAAAATCAAAGTGGGAAATACCTCTGGAAAATTCTGAGAAAAGGAATATGTCTTCTGAGGGCACTGACCCTGCAGAAGTGGCTCCTCCCTCTGAGGAGGGCGTATCTGCCCTTGAGGAATCCAGTCTTCTTGAGGGAGTTAATACAGTCGTGGTGACGACTTCTGCCCAGGAGGCTGTGTTGGCCTCCTGGACAAGAATTGCAGCTAGGGCTGGGAGAATGGAGGCAGTGGAATCGCCACAAGAAGCCTCTG GGGTCAGGTGGTGTGTGGTGCATGGAAGAAGTCTCCCTGCAAACACAGATGGTTGGGTTCACCTGCAGTTTCATGCTGGACAAGCCTGGGTCCCTGAAAAACAAGGGAGAGTGAGTGCACTCTTCCTGTTACCTGCCTGCAATTTTCCACCCCCGCACATGGAGGACAATATGTTGTGCCCCAAATGTGTTCAGAG GAACAAAGTCTTAATGAAAAGCCTCCAATGA